A window of Saccharomyces paradoxus chromosome XI, complete sequence contains these coding sequences:
- the HSK3 gene encoding Hsk3p (Mitochondrial ribosomal protein of the large subunit~similar to YKL138C) → MNANKQRQYNQLAHELRELHTNLQETTKQLDIMSKQCNENLVDQLGKVHGSWLIGSYIYYMEQMLGKTQ, encoded by the coding sequence ATGAACGCTAACAAACAAAGACAGTATAACCAGCTTGCCCATGAACTTAGAGAGCTTCACACAAACTTGCAGGAAACAACAAAACAGTTAGATATTATGTCGAAGCAATGCAACGAAAACTTGGTTGACCAATTGGGAAAGGTACATGGAAGTTGGTTAATAGGTAGCTACATTTATTATATGGAGCAGATGCTTGGAAAGACACAGTAG
- the MRPL31 gene encoding mitochondrial 54S ribosomal protein mL60 (Mitochondrial ribosomal protein of the large subunit~similar to YKL138C), translating into MFGPFKLTSPAAGGLLWKIPWRMSTHQKCRQRERLRNVDQVIKQLTLGLHVQRCQEKGLTYQEAMESKKKYKPRSKSLRLLNKPSVFPKENQMSSKDKYWTFDKKAVGYRKGIHKVPKWTKISIRKTPKFF; encoded by the coding sequence ATGTTTGGTCCATTTAAATTAACAAGCCCTGCCGCTGGTGGCTTACTATGGAAAATCCCATGGAGAATGTCTACACATCAAAAATGCCGTCAAAGAGAAAGATTAAGAAACGTTGACCAGGTAATAAAGCAATTAACATTAGGTCTCCACGTCCAGAGGTGTCAAGAAAAGGGTCTTACTTATCAAGAAGCCATGgagagcaaaaaaaaatataagcCAAGAAGTAAATCGTTGAGATTGCTAAACAAGCCATCCGTCTTTCCAAAGGAGAATCAAATGTCTTCTAAAGATAAATATTGGACTTTCGATAAGAAGGCCGTGGGTTATAGGAAGGGTATTCACAAAGTGCCCAAATGGACAAAGATTTCCATTAGAAAGACCccaaaattcttttga
- the CMC1 gene encoding Cmc1p (Copper-binding protein of the mitochondrial intermembrane space~similar to YKL137W), with protein sequence MEQNKDPQMISKHSSRLPIWVLSPREEQQARKNLKTATYEKCANFVQAMADCAKANGMKVFPTCDKQRDEMKSCLLFYQTDAKYLDDERDKIILEKINKLEELCQKQNSTK encoded by the coding sequence ATGGAGCAAAATAAGGACCCGCAGATGATTTCAAAACATAGCTCTAGGCTACCTATATGGGTACTAAGTCCCCGTGAAGAACAACAGGCTCGTAAGAACTTGAAGACGGCAACTTATGAGAAATGTGCAAATTTCGTACAAGCGATGGCAGACTGTGCTAAGGCAAATGGAATGAAGGTTTTTCCAACTTGCGATAAGCAACGGGATGAAATGAAATCGTGTCTCCTGTTTTATCAAACAGATGCGAAATATTTAGATGATGAAAGGGACAAAATTATTTTAGAAAAGATCAACAAGCTCGAAGAGTTATGTCAAAAGCAAAACTCGACAAAATAA
- the APL2 gene encoding Apl2p (Beta-adaptin subunit of the clathrin-associated protein (AP-1) complex~similar to YKL135C), translated as MPPLDKRIKKFLKDSIRIAPKISGKGELSELRTGLVSQYPQTRKDAIKKTIQQMTLGKDVSSLFPDVLKNIATIDVEQKKLVYLYVMNYAETHPELCILAVNTFITDAQDPNPLIRCMAIRTMSMIRVDKILEYIETPLRRTLHDDNAYVRKTAVICVAKLFQLNKDLCVELGVVEDLVNALDDSNPLVIANATAALIEIYNMDMDAVDLSSLIQSHVSQFLLALNECTEWARIIILGTLSEYSAKDSLEAQDIIDRVTAHLQHVNPAVVLATIKVIVRNLPQIEYSSNSLIMKRLSSALVSLMSTPPEMQYVALKNIRIILEKYPELLTKELRIFYIKFNDPLYVKLEKIDILVRLVDPSNLKQCTLLLTELKEYAMEYEPEFVSRAIQALSQLGIKYAQESFVGKVLDILLELLERQDTIKDDCCISLCDLLRHCPENDKMAKQVCAVFNTWSNPEVLLQSDIAKCNYVWLLGQHPNNFSNLESKINIFVENFVQEEALTQMSLLMTVVRLHTTLTGSVLQSVLELATQQTHELDVRDMAMMYWRCLSMPNNESLISNLCQNKLPMISNTLENFSPEVLEKLLKELGTISSIYFKPNSNRKKGKKYVQNIVKGKHIEELESMAKNEISSKANDDVLLDFDDRDDVTNTNTGMLNASTTLGDLDDLFDFGPSEDATQTNTNGTKTVQGLKELKLGDNSNNIPSSGKNNLDASGSSVVSQDLLDLF; from the coding sequence ATGCCACCACTGGATAAGAGAATTAAGAAGTTTTTAAAGGACTCCATTAGAATTGCGCCCAAGATATCCGGTAAGGGCGAATTGAGTGAATTACGAACTGGTTTAGTTTCTCAATACCCACAGACCCGGAAAGATGCAATCAAGAAAACGATCCAGCAAATGACGTTGGGAAAAGATGTCTCTTCGCTTTTCCCAGATGTCTTAAAAAACATTGCCACGATTGATGTTGagcagaaaaaattggtttaTCTTTATGTGATGAATTATGCTGAAACACATCCCGAGTTATGTATTCTCGCCGTTAACACATTCATTACTGATGCACAAGATCCCAATCCCTTAATTCGTTGTATGGCAATCAGAACGATGTCAATGATAAGAGTTGACAAAATCCTCGAATACATTGAAACACCTCTTCGCCGTACCTTGCATGATGATAATGCGTATGTCAGAAAAACCGCCGTAATATGTGTGGCAAAACTTTTCCAATTAAATAAGGATTTATGTGTTGAGTTGGGTGTCGTTGAGGATTTGGTTAATGCCTTAGATGACTCAAATCCCCTCGTGATTGCAAACGCAACAGCAGCATTAATTGAAATTTACAATATGGATATGGATGCGGTTGATCTTTCAAGTTTGATTCAGTCGCACGTTTCGCAGTTCTTACTGGCTTTGAACGAATGTACGGAATGGGCGAGAATTATCATACTAGGAACTCTTTCCGAATATTCGGCAAAAGATTCTTTAGAGGCACAGGATATCATTGACCGAGTAACTGCACATTTGCAACACGTTAACCCAGCCGTTGTTCTGGCTACAATAAAGGTGATCGTAAGAAATTTGCCTCAAATCGAATATTCCTCGAACAGTctgataatgaaaagattATCATCTGCTCTTGTATCACTGATGTCTACTCCGCCTGAAATGCAATATGttgctttgaaaaacattAGAATCATATTAGAAAAGTACCCAGAGCTATTAACCAAAGAATTGAGGATATTTTATATCAAATTCAACGATCCACTTTACGTGAAATTGGAGAAGATAGATATTCTCGTGAGACTAGTCGATCCTTCCAACTTAAAACAATGTACTTTGTTGTTGACGGAACTGAAGGAATATGCAATGGAATATGAACCCGAGTTTGTTTCAAGGGCTATTCAAGCTTTGTCTCAATTAGGTATTAAATATGCACAAGAATCGTTTGTCGGTAAGGTCTTAGATATTCTTTTAGAATTGTTAGAAAGGCAAGATACAATAAAAGACGACTGCTGTATATCATTGTGTGATTTATTGAGACATTGCCCCGAAAATGATAAGATGGCCAAACAAGTTTGCGCAGTATTTAACACTTGGTCAAATCCTGAAGTGTTATTACAATCAGATATTGCAAAGTGTAACTATGTTTGGTTGTTAGGACAGCATCcaaacaatttttccaatttagAGTCAAAAATTAATATCTTTgtagaaaattttgttcaagaagaagctttGACACAGATGTCCTTGTTAATGACAGTAGTCAGATTACATACCACTTTAACGGGTAGTGTGCTACAAAGTGTCCTGGAACTAGCCACACAACAGACACATGAATTAGATGTCCGAGATATGGCTATGATGTATTGGAGATGTCTTTCAATGCCAAATAATGAAAGTTTGATTAGCAATCTATGTCAAAATAAACTCCCAATGATCTCCAATACACTGGAGAATTTCTCACCAGAAGTTCTGGAGAAACTACTAAAGGAGTTGGGTACTATAAGTTCTATTTACTTCAAACCTAACTCaaataggaaaaaaggcaaaaagTACGTCCAAAACATAGTTAAAGGAAAGCATATAGAGGAACTGGAAAGCATGGCGAAAAACGAAATATCCAGTAAGGCGAATGATGATGTGCTGTTAGATTTTGATGACAGAGATGATGTAACGAATACAAATACAGGAATGCTGAATGCTTCGACCACTCTGGGCGATTTGGATgatttatttgatttcGGACCTTCTGAGGATGCCACacaaacaaatacaaatgGTACCAAGACTGTTCAAGGGTTGAAGGAGCTGAAACTAGGTGACAATTCAAATAATATACCTTCCAGTGGTAAAAACAATCTGGATGCTTCGGGCAGCAGTGTAGTCTCACAGGATCTGCTTGATTTATTTTGA
- the OCT1 gene encoding metalloendopeptidase (Mitochondrial intermediate peptidase~similar to YKL134C) — translation MLRMITLKAGSNAFVPSLSRQNKLIRFFATAGAVSKTNPRGIKKIFDDNSYWRNINGQDANNSKISQYLFKKNKTGLFKNPYLTSPDGLRKFSQVSLKQAQELLEKMRSDFSENGKLSYIMNLDRLSDTLCRVIDLCEFIRSTHPDDAFVKAAQDCHEQMFEFMNVLNTDVSLCNMLKSVLNNPEVSSRLSEEELKVGKILLDDFEKSGIYMNPDVREKFIQLSQEISLVGQEFINHTDYPGSNSVKIPCKDLDNSKVSTFLLKQLNKDVKGQNYKVPTFGYAAYALLKSCENEVVRKKLWTALHSCSDKQVKRLGHLIKLRAILANLMHKRSYAEYQLEGKMAKNPKDVQDFILTLMNNTMEKTANELRFIAELKAKDLKKPLITNTDEILKLVRPWDRDYYTGKYLQLNPSNAPSAKEISYYFTLGNVIQGLSDLFQQIYGIRLEPAITDEGETWSPDVRRLNVISEEEGIIGIIYCDLFERNGKTSNPAHFTVCCSRQIYPSENDFSTIQVGENPDGTYFQLPVISLVCNFSPIPIASKKSLCFLQLNEVETLFHEMGHAMHSMLGRTHMQNVSGTRCATDFVELPSILMEHFAKDIRILTRIGKHYETGETIQADMLQGFMKSTNFLQNCETYSQAKMAMLDQSFHDEKIISDIDNFDVVENYQTLERRLKVLVDDQSNWCGRFGHLFGYGATYYSYLFDRTIASKIWYALFEDDPYSRKNGDKFKKHLLKWGGLKDPWKCIADVLECPMLEGGGSDAMEFIAQSHKS, via the coding sequence ATGCTTCGCATGATAACATTGAAAGCTGGGTCCAATGCCTTCGTACCGTCGCTTTCCCGTCAAAATAAATTAATCAGATTCTTTGCCACAGCTGGAGCAGTCTCTAAGACCAATCCAAGAGGCATTAAGAAGATTTTCGACGACAATTCATATTGGAGGAATATCAATGGTCAAGATGCTAATAATAGCAAGATTTCACAGTATCtttttaagaaaaataaaacggGACTTTTCAAGAACCCTTATTTGACTTCTCCAGATGGTTTACGTAAGTTCAGCCAGGTTTCTTTGAAGCAAGCACAAGAACTCCTCGAAAAAATGAGAAGTGACTTTAGCGAAAACGGTAAATTAAGCTATATCATGAACCTGGACAGATTAAGCGATACTCTCTGTCGAGTTATTGATTTGTGTGAGTTTATCAGGTCAACACATCCAGATGATGCATTTGTTAAGGCAGCCCAGGATTGCCATGAACAAATGTTTGAGTTCATGAATGTCTTGAATACTGACGTTTCGTTATGTAATATGCTAAAGTCGGTTTTAAACAACCCAGAAGTGTCGTCGAGGTTAAGTGAAGAAGAGCTTAAAGTTGGTAAAATCTTAttggatgattttgaaaagtcaGGAATCTATATGAACCCTGATGTCAGAGAAAAGTTTATCCAGTTATCCCAGGAAATTAGTTTAGTAGGTCAAGAATTCATCAACCACACAGATTATCCTGGTTCGAATTCCGTGAAAATACCATGTAAAGATCTGGATAATAGTAAGGTGAGtacatttttattgaagCAATTAAATAAAGATGTAAAAGGGCAAAATTATAAAGTACCTACATTTGGATATGCAGCTTACGcattattgaaaagttgCGAAAATGAAGTGGTGAGAAAAAAGTTATGGACCGCACTTCATAGTTGTTCTGACAAACAAGTCAAAAGATTGGGCCACTTAATCAAATTAAGGGCAATTTTGGCGAACTTAATGCACAAAAGAAGCTATGCAGAGTATCAACTGGAAGGTAAGATGGCAAAGAATCCGAAAGATGttcaagattttattttaacgTTAATGAATAATACTATGGAGAAGACGGCAAATGAATTGAGATTTATAGCTGAGCTCAAGGCCAAAGATCTTAAGAAGCCATTGATTACAAACACAGACGAAATATTGAAGCTTGTGAGACCATGGGATAGGGATTACTATACTGGCAAATATTTACAGCTTAATCCGTCAAATGCACCCAGTGCCAAAGAGATAAGCTATTATTTCACATTAGGAAATGTCATTCAGGGTTTGTCAGATTTATTTCAGCAAATATACGGTATTCGATTGGAACCAGCGATTACTGATGAGGGAGAAACGTGGTCGCCAGACGTGAGAAGATTGAATGTAATATCCGAAGAGGAGGGAATTATTGGTATAATTTATTGTGATTTATTTGAACGAAATGGCAAGACTTCAAATCCGGCACATTTCACAGTTTGTTGTTCTAGGCAAATATATCCTAGTGAAAATGATTTCTCAACTATCCAAGTCGGTGAGAATCCAGATGGCACCTACTTCCAATTACCTGTTATCTCCCTCGTATGTAATTTTTCTCCAATACCAATCGCTTCTAAAAAGAGCCTTTGTTTTTTGCAACTTAATGAAGTTGAAACGCTCTTCCATGAGATGGGACATGCAATGCACTCAATGTTAGGGAGAACTCACATGCAGAATGTAAGTGGTACAAGATGTGCTACTGATTTTGTGGAGTTGCCAAGTATCCTGATGGAGCACTTCGCCAAGGATATACGAATTTTGACAAGAATTGGCAAGCATTACGAGACTGGAGAAACCATTCAGGCAGATATGTTGCAGGGATTCATGAAAAGcacaaattttcttcaaaattgtGAAACATACTCCCAGGCAAAGATGGCTATGCTAGACCAATCATTTCacgatgaaaaaattatttctgatattgataattttgATGTTGTTGAAAACTATCAAACACTAGAACGACGTTTAAAGGTCCTGGTCGACGACCAGAGTAATTGGTGCGGAAGGTTTGGCCATTTATTTGGGTACGGAGCAACATACTACAGCTACTTATTTGATAGGACAATAGCTTCTAAAATCTGGTACGCCTTGTTCGAAGATGATCCGTACAGTCGAAAAAATGGTgataaatttaaaaagcATTTATTAAAATGGGGCGGGCTGAAAGATCCTTGGAAATGCATCGCTGATGTTCTAGAATGCCCCATGCTAGAAGGAGGTGGCAGCGATGCCATGGAATTTATTGCACAGTCTCACAAATCTTAG
- the RCI50 gene encoding Rci50p (similar to YKL133C): MWRYLHKSVKKEVTMRRLTNPNLVTNHRSKFYSTLKEQNFWRTPFKRRSNFQKWVLSTGIISFITFNIWWVYWPHHTFPKPVAKILRKGLHSEIKKEGANFQKSLEYYLKALEECKAENMDPLSDEYTGIEIKIGEMYEKLHSYNDAASLYEGMLKRFFDELSKPTDKSKKRKSMLLKRDLQLLIRFIEINKDSEVNATLLIMHLLLAQREFLQNSPEVKNILSKSGLLNDQQLDWKNFKGLPFIGKSKVDYQKHLNFKSKQDIKIKEHESERCVFMKELLTARELYTRYCLTQTNLLGALNSKITTLEWMLLTDSPLDEVLLAQAELGSIFYLNSEKFEGSLYTIDNQPYEKSENLESIRSKLQENQNACLQYSADCYRSIISFADENQYPKIATESEMDQRILKALSLACYGVGVINLHKGRLKASKKELKRAIRISEMIRFNELIKEAKRELKKADDISI; encoded by the coding sequence ATGTGGAGATACCTGCATAAATCAgtcaaaaaagaagtgaCCATGAGACGGCTTACTAACCCCAACCTAGTTACCAATCATCGGTCCAAATTCTATTCCACTTTAAAGGAGCAAAATTTCTGGAGAACACCATTCAAAAGAAGGAGCAATTTTCAGAAATGGGTATTATCGACAGGTATTATAAGTTTCATTACCTTCAATATATGGTGGGTTTATTGGCCACATCATACTTTTCCCAAACCCGTGGCTAAAATATTAAGGAAGGGGTTACATTCAGAAATTAAGAAAGAAGGTGCGAACTTCCAAAAAAGCCTTGAGTATTACCTCAAAGCTTTGGAAGAATGCAAAGCTGAAAACATGGACCCTCTTTCGGATGAATATACCGGTattgaaatcaaaattgGAGAAATGTATGAGAAATTGCATTCGTACAATGATGCCGCATCTTTATATGAAGGCATGCTCAAAAGGTTCTTCGATGAATTAAGCAAACCTACTGATAAGtcaaagaagagaaaatccatgttgttgaaaagagatCTCCAACTTTTGATAAGATTCAttgaaataaataaagacTCTGAAGTGAACGCAACGTTACTGATAATGCACCTTTTATTAGCTCAACGAGAATTTTTGCAGAACTCGCCGGAAgtcaaaaatattctttctaAATCGGGACTCTTAAACGATCAACAACTTGACTGgaagaatttcaaaggACTACCCTTTATTGGAAAATCCAAAGTGGACTATCAAAAGCATTTGAACTTCAAGAGCAAACAGGATATAAAGATAAAGGAACATGAAAGTGAACGATGTGTTTTCATGAAAGAACTCTTGACTGCAAGAGAGTTATATACCCGGTATTGTCTCACTCAGACCAACCTTCTTGGGGCCTTGAATAGCAAAATAACAACACTAGAATGGATGCTATTAACAGATAGTCCTCTTGATGAGGTCTTGCTTGCCCAGGCAGAGCTTGGgtcaattttttacttaaaTTCAGAGAAGTTTGAAGGAAGTCTATACACTATCGACAATCAACCATACGAAAAATCTGAAAATTTAGAATCTATCCGATCCAAGTTACAAGAAAACCAGAATGCTTGCTTACAGTATTCGGCTGACTGCTATAGAAGCATTATCAGCTTTGCCGATGAAAATCAATATCCAAAGATTGCAACGGAAAGCGAAATGGATCAGAGAATCCTCAAGGCATTATCCCTTGCTTGCTACGGTGTCGGTGTGATAAATTTGCATAAGGGACGTTTGAAGGCGTCTAAGAAAGAACTTAAAAGGGCTATTCGAATTTCAGAGATGATACGTTTTAATGAGCTCATTAAGGAAGCTAAACGCGAACTTAAAAAGGCTGATGATATATCAATATAA